GGTGTTTTTCTTAAAGTGCTCTCCATAGGTGTTTATACTTTTTTCTTTCAAAAATTCGCTTTCTTCCAAATCCCCAATAACATTTGGACATTCTTTATCCTGTTCTTCCTATATGATTTTTGCTATTATTGGGCGCACAGAATGAGTCATGAGATCAATCTGTTTTGGGGTGGACATGTGGTCCATCATTCCTCTGAGGAATATAACCTTTCCGTAGCCCTGAGACAAAGTTCAACCCAGACCATATGGACCTTTATGTTTTATTTGCCTTTGGCATTTATTGGTTTTGATCCGGTTTTCCTGGTTTTGGTGTCAGGATTAAACCTGCTCTATCAGTTTTGGATACATACAGAAGTCATTGGGAAGATGGGTTTTTTGGAAAAATTCATGAACACGCCTTCCCATCACAGGGTACATCATGGCAGAAACCCTAAGTACATAGATAAAAATCATGGAGGGACTTTCATCATTTTTGACAAATGGTTTGGTACTTTTCAAGAGGAAGAAGAAAGACCAACTTATGGAATCACCACGCCTGTAAACAGTTGGAATCCGGTATGGGTCAATATCGCCCATTATGCCAATATGAAGCAGGAAATATCCATGATCAAAAATTGGAAGGATAAAATCAGGTATTTGTTCAATAAACCAGGTTGGCTTCCGGCTTACCTCGGAGGATACCGACCTGTAAAAGATGTCGGACCTGAATATAGGAAATTCGATACAGTAGTTCCACCGCCTTTGAATTGGTATGTTTTTTTTCAATATGTGATATTGATGGGATTGACAGCCTTTTTTCTTTTCAATTTGGACAAGATTGATGCTGCCACTAAAGTGGGGCTTTCATTTTTGATCATTTGGACAACGGTTAGTTTTT
This window of the Aquiflexum balticum DSM 16537 genome carries:
- a CDS encoding sterol desaturase family protein; amino-acid sequence: MNLSPVVIAIPMYFILMGIELLVLRFQKNPSYRLNDAITNINCGVISQVTGVFLKVLSIGVYTFFFQKFAFFQIPNNIWTFFILFFLYDFCYYWAHRMSHEINLFWGGHVVHHSSEEYNLSVALRQSSTQTIWTFMFYLPLAFIGFDPVFLVLVSGLNLLYQFWIHTEVIGKMGFLEKFMNTPSHHRVHHGRNPKYIDKNHGGTFIIFDKWFGTFQEEEERPTYGITTPVNSWNPVWVNIAHYANMKQEISMIKNWKDKIRYLFNKPGWLPAYLGGYRPVKDVGPEYRKFDTVVPPPLNWYVFFQYVILMGLTAFFLFNLDKIDAATKVGLSFLIIWTTVSFSGIFEQNKWYHLQEIIRVAVFAVSIWFVLVGLIPENISKFILFAYAGVSYIWLWYNSGTVKKFQTAVNKTPQNV